The window TCGAAGCATTCCTTCTACCCGGAAGGAACCCTCAATGACTCCTCAGCCGGAGAAGCTCCAAAAGCAATTTGCCACTTCCAAAACCCGGCCGGATTATCTCCAGAACCCGGTTGAAAGTAACGGAAATTTGCAGCCCGGTGACCGGGTTTACCATGAACAATGGGGTGAGGGGGTAATCTTCAACTGTGAAGGAGAGGGAGAGAACACCAAAGTCTCCGTGAATTTTGGCGGATTGAGAAAAAAGCTCCTGGTCAAATATGCCAGGCTGAGGAAAATATAAGAGAGGCACTAGAAAAAACGAGCATTGTTTAAATTGTATTTTTCTAAGGAGACACGGTTACAATGAAGATTAGCGTACAGGAAGTAGAGTATGTAGCTAAATTGGCCAGGTTAAAGCTCTCCAACCAGGAAAAGGCTTTATTTACCCAGCAACTGGACAGTATCTTGCTCTATATGGATAAGCTGAACGAATTGGATACCGGAGACGTTCCGCCAACCTCTCATGTCCTGCCGCTGCACAACGTCATGAGAGAGGATGAAGTGCAGCCTTCCTCTGCTCCGGAAGATATCCTGGCCAATGCCCCGGAAAGGGAAGATACCTTTTTTGCCGTGCCCAGGGTGATTGAATAATCTGCTCTGCCGAGCGGTATTCCTCTTTCCTGTGGTTCTATGGTTTAGGGATCCTGATGGTAAGGTAAATATCTCCGGCTTCTCCCCGCGCGTTTACTTTACCTTTTCCCTTAAGGCGCAGTTTAGTTCCATCCCGAATACCGGCAGGAATAGTGACCACTAACCTTTCCGTAGAGTTACCCTTATTAAATACCAGGTCTTTTCGGGTTCCCTGTTCGCTCTCCTGCCGGGTAATACTCAGCTCATACACCAGATCACGCTCAGCCTGCTGGATGGTCCTGGAGTTTTGCTTTGGCCTGTTCAGGAGCATCCCTTTGAGTTTCTGCCCCCAATGGTGCACAGTGCCCTTTAATCCAGCCGAAACCGGAGAGAGCTTGGGTGGGATATCTTCCCTCTCTTCCTTCGAGAGGCCGAAAAGATCGGCAAAACTGCCGCTGAGGCTGACCCTGCTTTTCCCTGATTCCCTGGGAAAACCAGGGCCGGGAAAACCGGCGACCCAGCCGGTGACGAAAATCTGAGCGTATCCGGAGAAAACTCTTTGAAAGAATTTTTCATTAAAGGTGTAGCCGCTCGGTGAAAATTCCCTGTTCAGCTCCTGAAAAATGGAACTGTAAAGAGGGTTGGTGAACAGGTCACGAAAAATATCTTCCGGTGAGTATCGAAAATTCTGGCTGCGGTATCCAGCCTGGCTGTCATATCCGGCTCTGCTGCCGCTCTCCTGCTCAACGCACCGGAACCGGTCATACTCTCTTCGCTTGGTTTCATCGATCAGCACTCCGTAAGCAGCCGTGATTTCCTTAAATTTTTCGGCTGCATCGGGTGCAGTATTGCGGTCAGGGTGATACTTCAGCGCCAGTTGCCGGTATGCTTTCTTGATCTCTTCAGCCGAAGCGTCAGAACTGACCCCAAGGATTTGATAATAATCTTGATTTTTCATGATAAATCCGTTCCCGTAGCTCCAAATACCATATGCTTCAACTAATTATGAAGCTTATTCGGCAGTTAGTCAACCCTACCCTTATCCCTGCAGATGTTCCTCATTTCCCTGTGATCATAGCCCTGACAGAATTCGATTGAACCAGCAAGTTCAGTAAGATCTTTCCGCCTTTTCAATCTAATATATTCTCGCAGCGCTTCATGGATCAAATCCTTTTTCGTCCTGGCCTTGCTGACAGAAAAGGCTTCCTGCAATAAACTGTCGCTCATGTCTCTGGTTGTTCTCATTCCATTCTCTCGGCTTGGTATTTAATTCTATTATACACATTGTATGTGTATAATCAAGATAAAGACCAGTAATTCTCATTATATTGATGAGGAGAAGGACCAGGTACAGGGAGAAAGCCCCCCAGGACTTACCAGATTGGCCCAAAGGGGAGAAGAAAAGGATACAGGTTTGGTTGAGTCGGTAAAGGATAAGGGCTGAGAGCAGGAGGAGCATATCCATGTGGGCCATACCCATAATATCCGAGAGGAGCTAAAGGCAAGGCTAGTTCTGGCCATAGCGGAGGCATTGAAGATGGATACAGGGCTGACAGCCCAAACGATAGCCCGCCCGTTGCCCTCCAGGGACAGGCATTAACTGGAATGATTGGCTGCAGGGCCGGGGCTGACATCGAAGATGGCGAAGGTGGCGCAGAAAATGGAGCAAAGACGCCATTTTGTGCAGGGCCAGGATACTGAGAAGGAAGAAAGAGCGGGGAGGGAGCAAAACCAAAGCCTGGCAACGAGGAGGAAGATGGCGGTGTAAAAGATGGACCGGCAATCGGGGCGGATGCAATCCACTGCCCTTCCAGCGCAGTCCCTTCCCGGTAATGTGCCTGCCGGGAGGTGCTGCTTTTGATTGCAACCGATGTATTGAGCGGCGGATAGGCGAAGGAAGCCATCGGTATTTGGGGGGCTGATGCTGCCAGATCAGGCAGCCAGGCATTTTCATAGCCGAAAGCCTCGATCGAAGCAGGACTAAAAGTTGCAGAGGGATAAGCTGAATGCACCCCGAAGAAGGGACTAAAGGGGGCAAATGCTGACATCACCGCTCCTGAAGCCTGACGAACAGCTTCATCCTCTACATCAGGCAGGGCACTGCTGAGCGGTTGCGTCTGCGGGACCGGGCCGAAGCTGATATGACTTGGCCTGCTTGGCCTTGGGATATCCACTGTTTGAGCGGATGTCAGACAAGAATGGATAATAAGAAGCAAAAATATAAAAAAAGAGACCTTCTTTAACAAACCTGCTCAGACCTTCAATCTCTGGGGAAAAAATTGTTGAATAAGCTGATGCTGGATATCAGTAGGTTAACGCTGGATATTTACTATATTGATGGTATATATTAACATGGCTGGAATATCGAAGTCAAATAAAAATCAAAGACGCGATCTATTCGGCGTGTACAAGATTCTATCGGCTAATACATTGAAATATTGTAGATTATCCCATAAAAAGTCTACGCATGCAGTAAACTCACGCTCATAATTGTATATGGTCCCTCAAGCATCCTCCACAAATTGAATTCCCTTGATAAAAAACTGAGCATTATATTTTCTTATTTACCGATGTATATATGTTCATTGTATGGCTGTTTTGTTTACTTTTTAGTAAAACTTTGAATACAGGGTTTAATAATACCCACGAGCTCTCGGTAAAGATTAACATAATGATTTATTTACTTTTATTAATCCTATCTTTCTTGTTATCAATCATTGTTACCCCGATAGTCAGAAATATAGTCCAAAAAAACGGTATCTTAGATATTCCAAATGCACGTAAAGTGCATAAAATTCCCATACCTTTGCTGGGAGGAATGGCCATATTCTGCTCTTTCTGGATGTGCCTTGCCCTGGCCCTGTTCATTCCAATAATCCGTCAGTCATTCGGAGCGCACCTGCGAAGCTGGCCAGGTCTGATTCTGGGATCTCTGGTCATTATCGGGATTGGCGCCTACGACGATTGCAGGCATATCCAGCCTGGACCGAAAATTCTCTTCCAGGGGCTGGCCGGCAGTATAATTATCGCCAGTGGATTTCAAATCCGGCTGGTGAGTAATCCCTTTGGCGAAGGTGCCTTGAGCCTTGGGTGGCTCTCCCTCCCCTTGACCTTTTTCTGGATCGTGGGCATTACCAATGCCCTGAATATGATTGACGGTCTGGATGGATTAGCCGCCGGAGTAACAGCC is drawn from bacterium and contains these coding sequences:
- the gatC gene encoding Asp-tRNA(Asn)/Glu-tRNA(Gln) amidotransferase subunit GatC; the protein is MKISVQEVEYVAKLARLKLSNQEKALFTQQLDSILLYMDKLNELDTGDVPPTSHVLPLHNVMREDEVQPSSAPEDILANAPEREDTFFAVPRVIE
- a CDS encoding DnaJ domain-containing protein, with amino-acid sequence MKNQDYYQILGVSSDASAEEIKKAYRQLALKYHPDRNTAPDAAEKFKEITAAYGVLIDETKRREYDRFRCVEQESGSRAGYDSQAGYRSQNFRYSPEDIFRDLFTNPLYSSIFQELNREFSPSGYTFNEKFFQRVFSGYAQIFVTGWVAGFPGPGFPRESGKSRVSLSGSFADLFGLSKEEREDIPPKLSPVSAGLKGTVHHWGQKLKGMLLNRPKQNSRTIQQAERDLVYELSITRQESEQGTRKDLVFNKGNSTERLVVTIPAGIRDGTKLRLKGKGKVNARGEAGDIYLTIRIPKP
- a CDS encoding type II toxin-antitoxin system VapB family antitoxin, with amino-acid sequence MRTTRDMSDSLLQEAFSVSKARTKKDLIHEALREYIRLKRRKDLTELAGSIEFCQGYDHREMRNICRDKGRVD